From a single Cryptococcus neoformans var. neoformans B-3501A chromosome 3, whole genome shotgun sequence genomic region:
- a CDS encoding hypothetical protein (HMMPfam hit to GRAM, GRAM domain, score: 51.1, E(): 3e-12; HMMPfam hit to Glyco_transf_28, Glycosyltransferase family 28 N-terminal domain, score: 131.7, E(): 1.6e-36; HMMPfam hit to PH, PH domain, score: 74.6, E(): 2.5e-19), with the protein MSPPISPTPPPLQPPFPPTAIARGPDRPDPPPQHQQAAESLVNAAAQHVAPTCPPTSDELPQMEDQATNSSNDSLIPSRQAPNQEETENAITAGTPPDEMEPTKDAQTVRFSSSSPASYSTHEYPTEEINEPRTSSRAPNTASSQMAESSFDFRSSRDIGSIRMGASALVSALNALPWEEDDDSDDGEDDDEFIEPARGSSSTIYERKQRPQTPSTSHGFHPTHTLHFPFRQNAIARRACQPGTTELDYQYATPETSSRRTSAAGSESSSEGEVPLPKGFVSHPNLIVPSGEGEAAAHPDPKLISDRITKEQQIADVEEQAEILRSAEEQEMRLGKEFVPPKSRDSADLNVDAALREGGSEREDVIEEQMQTNEAEKRLTRNEKLAERLMEVFGLEEREEVLEEMKCWLLRSVMLKGYMYLTKRHICFFANMPNENNLLVKSGPLHKKASRSKLNTKFWVVLKNDVLSWYESTSDPYFPKGNISLQYCHSCDAVSGTRFKVRTSERNYTFTADTESSRDEWVKAIQKVMFKTQHEGETIKLIIPLEAIVDVEKSPTLEFTETIEVKCIDAEDQMSVDSYFFASFPDNDYAFSAIQKLVRERPSPPELPRISSVTTIHANQEPLDTSHATIKRHGTDSSAEKLGMASHRPFRKISSVLKPLILKSSDGEPLEEHSQGPHHNDEDASHLPHIEAISNRRRSEEESDNDYFDGYPPRQVGPPPPSMNDDARNWRPSWIRKPASKLFGSSPSGSFVSHPGRLPTDSSTTVTESGPSLRSRTGRTKQASVTEVIEPPIQYEEEVSEDEMSNKPSVVDSNSAETARKRAARLSWTSETSSGSQMVKSKSDFSMLGSESGHSESAETVRKFRTFFALSDKEELIDHFPGYLYRVLPVSGRFFISTNYFCFRSSQLLYKTKESFRLMIIPIRDLYGLKAQKAFRFGHSGLTVVIKGHEEIFIEFRSASRRKACIALLEERMEAVRLSGENTIVDSHKIEARIMEDLDESTPVEPKSPWPVSPSPLFGSTTSTSFLEFKPEPMKITCLTIGSRGDVQPYIALCKGLQAEGHITKIATHGEYKAWVEGHGIAFESVGGDPAELMQMCVDNGMFTVSFLKEGLQKFRGWLDDLLNSSWEACQGSDLLIESPSAMSGIHVAEALRIPYYRAFTMPWTRTRAYPHAFAVPEHGRGGPYNYMTYTMFDQVFWRAISGQVNRWRRNVLGLDATTFDKMEQHKVPFLYNFSPTVVPPPLDWTEWIHVTGYWFLDKADEKQGEKSWTPPQGLVDFIDKAHGEEKKVVYIGFGSIVVSDPEEMTRCVVEAVVNSGVCAILSKGWSDRGSKKGEPKGDSEGADGVKYPPEIFAIDSIDHGWLFPRIDAACHHGGAGTTGASLRAGIPTIIKPFFGDQAFWAERVESLNVGSSIRRLTSHQLASALIKATTDEKQISKARVVGEMIRKENGITRAIEAIYRDLEYAKSIIKSLPSTDDRTPERISSLLHPLTTADLSFNRVRSRSRSRSRSSQGRFSPRRHTVDDDGWSVVSGGSRSRSGSASAVTSPERRPLNIGSALGSHVFKTALLPNTFGKWRNLEEGDDR; encoded by the exons ATGTCCCCACCCATATCCCCCACCCCCCCTCCGCTTCAGCCTCCGTTCCCACCCACTGCCATCGCTCGTGGTCCCGATCGTCCcgatcctcctccccaacACCAGCAGGCCGCCGAGTCACTCGTCAATGCCGCCGCCCAGCATGTCGCCCCGACTTGTCCTCCGACATCCGATGAGTTACCGCAGATGGAAGACCAAGCCACAAATTCTTCTAATGACTCTTTAATACCAAGTCGACAAGCCCCCAACCAAGAAGAGACAGAAAATGCGATCACAGCGGGGACTCCGCCCGATGAGATGGAACCAACAAAGGACGCCCAAACTGTACgattctcatcctcttccccgGCATCCTACTCTACACACGAATATCCCACAGAAGAAATCAATGAACCGCGAACGTCTTCTCGGGCGCCGAAtacagcttcttcccagatGGCTGAGTCCAGCTTTGATTTTAGATCTTCCCGAGATATTGGTTCC ATCCGCATGGGCGCTTCAGCTCTTGTATCTGCCCTCAATGCTCTTCcttgggaggaagatgacgactctgatgatggggaggacgatgatgaattTATAGAACCAGCCCGaggctcttcttcaacgatATACGAGAGAAAACAACGGCCACAAA CACCTTCTACTTCCCATGGCTTTCATCCCACACACACTCTTCATTTCCCTTTCCGCCAAAACGCTATCGCACGCAGAGCTTGCCAGCCTGGCACAACAGAGCTAGATTACCAATACGCTACTCCCGAGACATCGTCTAGAAGGACGAGTGCGGCTGGGAGCGAGTCAAGCTCGGAGGGTGAGGTTCCACTTCCAAAAGGCTTTGTCTCTCATCCCAACCTTATTGTACCGAGTGGGGAAGGCGAAGCTGCAGCACACCCTGATCCCAAGCTGATCAGCGATAGGATAACGAAAGAGCAGCAGATTGCAGATGTAGAGGAACAAGCAGAAATTCTCAGGTCTGCCGAGGAACAAGAAATGAGGCTGGGAAAGGAGTTTGTACCGCCCAAAAGCCGCGACTCGGCGGATTTAAATGTAGACGCTGCTTTGAGAGAAGGTGGAAGCGAGAGGGAGGATGTGATTGAAGAGCAGATGCAGACCAACGAGGCAGAGAAGAGGCTCACAAGAAATGAGAAATTGGCAGAACGGCTTATGGAGGTGTTTGGTCTTGAAGAACGGGAAGAGGtattggaagagatgaaatgTTGGTTGCTGAGGAGCGTCA TGCTTAAAGGTTACATGTACCTCACGAAAAGGCATATATGCTTCTTCGCCAACATGCCCAATGAGAAT aacCTGCTCGTTAAATCCGGTCCTTTGCACAAGAAAGCATCCCGTTCAAAACTGAATACAAAGTTCTGGGTTGTACTGAAGAACGACGTTCTTAGTTGGTATGAGAGTACCTCAGATCCTTATTTCCCAAAAGGCAACATTTCTCTCCAATACTGCCATAGTTGTGACGCTGTGAGCGGCACTAGGTTCAAAGTTCGAACATCGGAGAGAAATTACACTTTCACGGCGGATACCGAGTCAAGTAGGGACGAATGGGTCAAGGCAATCCAAAAGGTCATGTTTAAAACGCAGCACGAGGGTGAAACTATAAAG CTCATTATCCCTCTTGAAGCAATAGTAGATGTCGAAAAGAGTCCGACTCTAGAGTTTACAGAGACAATAGAG GTCAAATGCATTGACGCGGAAGATCAAATGTCCGTCGATAGCTACTTTTTCGCATCATTTCCCGATAACGACTATGCCTTCTCTGCCATCCAAAAGCTTGTGCGAGAACGACCATCACCGCCTGAGCTTCCCCGCATATCCTCTGTCACTACAATCCATGCTAATCAGGAGCCGCTTGACACCAGTCATGCTACTATCAAGCGCCATGGGACGGATTCCTCAGCGGAAAAACTGGGGATGGCTAGTCATCGGCCTTTCCGGAAAATTAGTTCAGTTTTGAAACCATTGATTTTGAAATCCAGTGATGGAGAACCACTTGAGGAGCACAGCCAAGGTCCTCATCATAATGACGAAGACGCATCGCACCTACCTCATATAGAGGCCATTTCAAATAGGCGACggtcagaagaagagtccGACAACGATTATTTCGACGGCTATCCACCTCGGCAGGTtggccctcctcctccgtcaATGAATGATGACGCTCGTAATTGGAGGCCCTCATGGATTCGTAAACCGGCATCCAAATTGTTCGGTAGTTCTCCAAGCGGTTCGTTCGTCTCCCACCCTGGTCGATTGCCCACGGATAGTTCGACTACTGTCACCGAGTCAGGTCCTAGCTTACGTAGTCGAACTGGTCGGACAAAGCAAGCATCCGTAACAGAAGTGATAGAGCCTCCTATTCagtatgaagaagaggtcaGTGAGGACGAAATGTCAAACAAACCTTCTGTTGTAGACAGTAATTCAGCGGAGAcggcgaggaagagagcgGCAAGGTTATCTTGGACGTCGGAAACTTCTAGTGGAAGTCAAATGGTCAAGAGTAAATCGGACTTTTCAATGCTGGGCTCTGAGAGTGGGCATAGTGAGAGCGCGGAAACGGTAAGAAAGTTTAGGACATTCTTTGCCTTGAGTGACAAGGAGGAATTGATTGATC ACTTTCCTGGCTACCTTTACCGAGTATTGCCTGTATCAGGAAGGTTTTTCATCTCTACCAATTACTTTTGCTTTCGGTCATCTCAACTGCTCTATAAAACAAAGGAAAGTTTTAGACTG ATGATCATTCCGATTCGCGACCTTTACGGCCTCAAAGCACAGAAAGCTTTCCGCTTTGGACATTCTGGTCTTACTGTGGTCATTAAAGGGCACGAGGAGATTTTCATTGAGTTCCGTTCCGCAAGTCGTCGAAAAGCCTGCATCGCCCTACTTGAAGAACGTATGGAGGCTGTTCGACTCAGTGGAGAAAACACTATTGTTGACTCTCACAAGATTGAAGCACGTATAATGGAGGACCTTGATGAGTCTACACCGGTTGAACCCAAGTCCCCTTGGCCTGTGTCACCTTCGCCCCTCTTTGGTTCCACAACTTCCACCTCATTCCTGGAGTTTAAACCAGAGCCAATGAAGATCACTTGCTTGACTATTGGCAGCCGGGGAGATGTCCAGCCATACATCGCGTTGTGCAAAGGATTACAGGCAGAAGGCCACATTACCAAAATTGCTACTCACGGAGAGTACAAAGCATGGGTTGAAGGA CATGGCATCGCCTTCGAAAGTGTTGGTGGTGATCCTGCTGAGCTCATGCAAATGTGTGTAGATAACGGAATGTTCACGGTCTCTTTCCTCAAGGAAGGTCTCCAAAAG TTCCGAGGGTGGTTGGATGACCTTCTCAATTCTTCATGGGAAGCTTGCCAAGGATCTGACTTACTAATTGAATCTCCAAGCGCAATGAGCGGCATCCACGTCGCAGAGGCATTAAGAATACCGTATTACCGAGCTTTCACG ATGCCTTGGACCCGGACGAGAGCCTATCCT CACGCGTTTGCCGTTCCTGAACATGGTCGCGGAGGCCCATATAACTATATGACTTACACAATGTTCGATCAAGTCTTCTGGCGAGCAATCTCTGGACAAGTAAATCGGTGGAGACGTAACGTCCTGGGCCTTGATGCCACTACATTTGACAAAATGGAGCAGCACAAGGTTCCCTTCCTGTATAACTTCTCGCCTACTGTGGTACCACCCCCTCTTGATTGGACAGAGTGGATTCATGTCACTGGATATTGGTTCCTGGATAAAGCAGACGAGAAGCAGGgggagaagagttggaCACCTCCGCAGGGCCTTGTTGACTTTATTGACAAGGCGCAtggggaggaaaagaaagtggTATACAT CGGGTTTGGTTCGATTGTTGTGTCTGATCCAGAAGAAATGACTCGCTGTGTTGTGGAAGCAGTAGTGAATAGCGGCGTGTGCGCAATCTTGTCAAAGGGCTGGTCTGATCGAGGGTCGAAAAAGGGGGAGCCGAAAGGGGATTCAGAGGGAGCTGATGGTGTCAAATATCCCCCGGAAATTTT TGCTATCGACTCCATAGACCATGGCTGGCTGTTCCCACGAATTGATGCAGCTTGTCATCATGGCGGTGCTGGGACAACGGGAGCAAGTTTGAGGG CTGGAATT CCTACAATCATCAAACCGTTCTTCGGCGATCAAGCGTTCTGGGCAGAACGGGTTGAAAGTCTGAATGTTGGCTCGTCCATCCGCAGGTTGACATCTCATCAACTTGCATCTGCCTTGATCAAGGCGACTACCGATGAGAAGCAGATTTCGAAAGCGAGAGTAGTTGGCGAAATGATCAGGAAGGAAAATGGTATAACAAGGGCTATAGAAGCCATCTACCGTGATCTG GAATACGCCAAATCAATCATCAAATCCCTTCCATCTACCGATGACAGAACCCCGGAGAGGATTTCTAgtctccttcatcccctAACCACTGCCGACCTCAGCTTTAACCGGGTACGTTCACGATCGCGCTCTCGTTCTCGTTCTTCACAAGGTAGATTTTCCCCACGGCGTCACACTGTGGACGATGATGGCTGGTCAGTTGTCTCTGGCGGTAGTCGAAGTCGTAGCGGCAGTGCTAGTGCTGTGACCAGTCCTGAACGCCGTCCACTGAATATTGGATCTGCACTTGGAAGTCATGTTTTTAAAACTGCCTTATTACCTAATACATttgggaaatggaggaacttggaggaaggggatgacAGATAG
- a CDS encoding hypothetical protein (Match to EST gb|CF186802.1|CF186802) produces MTASTTASQTEMEAARVPLGWRDQCSALLIPLNVCRHKELYMPWKCEDERHGYEKCQYDDYIRRMKQLTRQKKEAAEAAAEE; encoded by the exons ATGACTGCCTCAACAACAGCTTCTCagacggagatggaagCGGCTAGGGTCCCCttgggatggagagatCAGTGTTCTGC GCTTCTGATTCCTCTCAACGTCTGCCGACACAAGGAGCTCTACATGCCATGGAAATGCGAGGATGAAAGACACGGTTATGAGAA GTGCCAGTACGACGA CTACATTCGCCGGATGAAGCAACTCACTCGacaaaagaaggaagctgcTGAAGCAGCTGCCGAAGAATAA
- a CDS encoding hypothetical protein (HMMPfam hit to Asp, Eukaryotic aspartyl protease, score: 186.3, E(): 6.2e-53), translating into MLRNRTWTPPLLRKKRSNQSSKRAYWREGDNEPSGISVPLPKFHLLAINSTGTAAAAATRTVTASGSNANGFSQAAADTDIVLTNSTSALVQGGSPAIIDANDIGYLCEIQIGTPPQSFLMLMDTGSADTWVPSTECLPQNCGNHLSLGANTSSTFQASNRTFQVTYGSGAVSGIIGADTVTVAGMTLENYSMGATLQESVQFGDDNIPFDGLMGLAMNQLSHQGVPTLVDSLQSAGLIQNAILGIALGRYADGENDGELVFGQADASKFDPSTTQTLPVTSDDGFWQVTMSAVTIDGQDAVINRQAILDTGTTLMMAPNDDAMAFHELINGSASIGSGMFSIPCTIEQVVTMTFGNVAFQIDVRDLIFQPITDDLRGNCVSSLSAGTIKNGDTWLLGDSFLKNVYMTTNVDDKTVQLSARTKAPGSSSLE; encoded by the exons ATGCTTCGCAACCGTACATGGACCCCTCCACTGCTtaggaagaaaaggtccAATCAATCCTCAAAGAGGGCGTACTGGCGAGAGGGAGACAACGAGCCTTCTGGAATCTCGGTACCCCTTCCGAAATTCCACCTGCTGGCCATTAACAGCACTGGTACCGCCGCTGCGGCCGCGACCAGAACTGTCACCG CTTCCGGATCCAACGCCAATGGATTTAGTCAAGCCGCTGCTGATACAGACATTGTCTTGACCAACTCTACCAGCGCTTTGGTTCAAGGTGGCTCCCCCGCAATCATTGATGCGAATGACATTG GGTATCTCTGCGAGATCCAGATCGGCACCCCACCTCAATCTTTCTTGATGCTTATGGACACAGGTAGCGCTGATACATGGGTTCCTTCCAC TGAATGCTTACCCCAAAATTGCGGTaatcatctctccctcgGCGCCAACACAAGCAGCACATTCCAAGCATCCAACCGGACTTTTCAAGTGACCTACGGCTCTGGTGCCGTCTCTGGGATTATTGGAGCCGATACTGTGACTGTTGCCGGCATGACTCTTGAAAATTACTCAATGGGTGCCACTCTACAGGAATCAGTTCAATTCGGAGACGACAACATTCCATTTGATGGGTTGATGGGTTTAGCTATGAAT CAACTGTCTCATCAAGGCGTGCCTACTCTTGTAGATTCTCTCCAATCTGCTGGGCTCATTCAAAATGCGATTTTAGGTATCGCGCTCGGACGTTACG CTGATGGCGAGAACGACGGAGAACTCGTATTTGGGCAAGCTGACGCCTCAAAGTTCGACCCTTCTACAACTCAGACGCTTCCTGTTACCTCTGATGATGGCTTTTGGCAGGTCACCATGTCAGCGGTGACGATCGATGGGCAGGATGCTGTTATCAACCGGCAAGCCATTCTCGACACTGGAACAACACTCATGATGGCGCCCAACGACGA TGCCATGGCCTTCCATGAATTGATCAACGGGTCAGCAAG CATCGGTAGCGGCATGTTTTCTATTCCGTGCACGATCGAACAAGTCGTGACGATGACCTTTGGGAATGTGGCGTTCCA AATCGACGTTCGCGACCTCATATTCCAACCCATCACCGACGATCTTCGAGGCAATTGTGTCTCGTCACTTTCTGCCGGTACGATTAAAAACGGCGACACATGGCTCCTCGGTGATTCCTTCCTGAAGAATGTGTACATGACCACCAATGTGGACGATAAAACCGTCCAACTTTCTGCTCGCACGAAGGCCCCTGGGTCCTCGAGCCTTGAATGA
- a CDS encoding hypothetical protein (HMMPfam hit to ERG4_ERG24, Ergosterol biosynthesis ERG4/ERG24 family, score: 518.6, E(): 5.5e-153): MSVTQDNLRQRKATNLRSDDIANGNSTALLKINAVPTEHGQERDKELDEHQEYEFGGPVGVLAMMLGFPLLMYYLWICLWYYQGSFVYPTSVDDIGPFFHRMWEHIYDGAYPTKFAFTTYWGLTAIQLVFAAVMPGIYQNGLPVPSLNYKTLTYKCNALYSWYTTLILAGVLHKTGIYRLPWIIENFGHIMTVSIITSYSVSIIIDVFARVFKYGGGPLRMSGNIFYDHFMGVSLNPRLGIIDLKMFAEVRVPWVLLFLFALSATVKQYEEAGRVTYNMVHFLLATGLYINACAKAEQMIPQTWDMFHEKFGWMLIFWNMSGVPMTYVYPAIYMSRAPIASYEFSRLGSLALFSTLMLCYYIFDCSMAQKSVFKMQQQGEYKPRKAFPQMPWAELKNPTYIQTKHGNKLLTSGFWRFARKPNYTADWIQACTWGLTAGFNTIITMWYPIFFLAVLIHRCERDFAKCARKYGDDWDEYCKVVKWKFIPGIY, from the exons ATGTCTGTCACCCAGGACAATCTCCGCCAGCGCAAGGCCACTAACCTCCGCTCGGACGACATTGCCAATGGAAACTCTACTGCCTTGCTTAAGATCAATGCTGTCCCCACCGAGCACGGACAGGAAAGGGACAAGGAGCTTGATGAGCACCAGGA GTATGAATTTGGCGGACCCGTTGGCGTGCTTGCAATGATGCTTGGTTTCCCGCTCCTGATGT ACTACCTTTGGATCTGCCTCTGGTATTATCAGGGAAGCTTTGTATATCCCACCTCTGTGGATGACATCGggcccttcttccaccgcATGTGGGAGCATATCTACGAC GGCGCTTACCCCACCAAATTCGCTTTTACCACGTACTGGGGTCTCACTGCCATCCAACTCGTTTTCGCGGCTGTCATGCCTGGTATATATCAAAATGGTCTCCCTGTCCCCTCCCTCAACTACAAGACTCTTACCTACAAGTGTAATGCCCTTTACTCGTGGTATACTACCCTTATTCTCGCTGGTGTGCTCCACAAGACCGGCATCTACCGCTTGCCTTGGATTATTGAAAACTTTGGTCATATCATGACTGTTTCTATCATCACATCCTACAGCGtgtccatcatcatcgacgTGTTTGCCAGGGTCTTCAAATACGGCGGTGGCCCCCTTCGAATGAGCGGCAACATATTTTATGACCACTTTATGGGTGTCTCCCTTAACCCTAGACTTGGTATAATTGACCTCAAGATGTTTGCCGAGGTTCGAGTTCCTTGGGTgttgctcttcttgttcgCCTTGTCTGCGACCGTTAAGCAGTACGAGGAGGCTGGCAGGGTCACTTACAACATGGTTCACTTTTTGCTTGCCACCGGGTTGTACATCAATGCTTGTGCCAAGGCAGAGCAAATGATTCCTCAGACCTGGGACATGTTCCATGAGAAATTTGGATGGATGTTGATCTTCTGGAACATGTCTGGTGT TCCCATGACCTATGTCTACCCCGCTATCTACATGTCTCGAGCTCCTATCGCGTCCTATGAGTTCTCGCGATTAGGATCCCTTGCCTTGTTCTCCACTCTTATGCTCTGCTACTATATCTTTGACTGCTCCATGGCTCAAAAATCTGTCTTCAAGATGCAGCAACAAGGCGAGTACAAGCCCCGAAAGGCTTTTCCTCAGATGCCTTGGGCCGAACTCAAGAATCCGACTTACATCCAAACCAAACACGGCAACAAGCTTCTCACGTCGGGTTTCTGGAGGTTTGCGCGAAAGCCCAACTATACTGCCGATTGGATCCAAGCTTGTACCTGGGGTCTTACCGCAGGGTTTAACACTATTATCACCATGTGGTACcctatcttcttccttgctgTGTTGATTCATAGGTGTGAGAGGGACTTTGCCAAATGTGCGAGGAAGTATGGGGATGATTGGGACGAGTACTGCAAGGTTGTCAAGTGGAAATTCATCCCTGGTATCTACTAG
- a CDS encoding hypothetical protein (HMMPfam hit to Skb1, Skb1 methyltransferase, score: 608.3, E(): 5.5e-180), producing MPRHKVALYLPHPLPSLPIEPPPTPSPLQQVIASTLSTTDYDLVSFPLTNAAWQARWEKLCLRPIEEEGLSEAELERRAIEERKVDQEADIWRRDGGLKRSEVVVSRLEESQGVIPLASEWLELDSPDEGIRFDSELALRAEFAHALYLSLPVLILPAPSLANREYLPSYARAISNLLQMGGQSAVTNISIRIPVSNPLELIAPESAMPNGLPGSPSPIAPPLASGAPQTDKKHKRLSSLSTRPQSMQTSLFGQPANQGTNQNQQQGMRITSGASSLMSANTAYGSVAGVGQASLGVAAHGGDLSSTWEMWDCIRTLCGYHPRLSVTLDLTNPLPPSAGALARWSAEPVNYIWLPASSFIPNAKGYPVLSKACQAFIREMGKQNPTYILSQTTMKRHSAGGHNAYLQYIRHITSTPQPGPNAQPRAIMALPAGASEKFQDYSDYLQAPLQPLMDDLGSMTYNIFENDPVKYAQYESAITQALLDLPANKKHVVTVVGAGRGPLIDCTLRALLHSGRQASIYAVEKNTNAFVTLQERKELEWRDKVHIISGDMRAVDVPEKCDILVSELLGSFGDNELSPECLDGALRLMKSTGVSIPSSYTAHIAPLSTSKLYQETHSPTRGPSSAETPYVVMLSQVDPISGDNNVPGVSARCGERIQQCWQFVHPNRDITVDSNGVPLSNSHNARASTHTFHIPHAATLHGFGGYFEAHLYGDVGLSIHPENAHAVSPDLTSWFPLFFPLKEPMYLPSGAELQVNLWRMGDGKGKKVWYEWAVESYLPVVQSVSSGPGAATVPGSRNVSSASASGIGFGGQPSPLMDAQFSPGTGHMGLSGELGRVKIGQSTLHNPGGIHSWVGL from the exons ATGCCTCGCCATAAAGTAGCCCTGTACCTCCCGcatccccttccatccctcccCATAGAGCCTCCCCCGactccctctcctttgcAGCAAGTCATAGCATCCACTCTGTCCACAACCGACTACGACCTCGTCTCGTTCCCGCTCACAAACGCTGCATGGCAAGCTCGCTGGGAGAAACTGTGTCTCCGACCcattgaggaagaaggtctTTCAGAGGCGGAGTTAGAACGGAGGGCGatcgaggagaggaaagtTGACCAAGAGGCTGACATTTGGAGACGCGACGGAGGGTTGAAAAGGAGCGAGGTCGTTGTGAGTAGACTGGAAGAGAGCCAGGGGGTGATACCCCTTGCAAGTGAGTGGTTGGAGCTTGACTCCCCAGACGAAGGTATTCGCTTCGACTCTGAACTT GCCTTGAGAGCAGAGTTCGCACATGCTCTTTACCTGTCTCTCCCGGTTCTGATCCTTCCTGCGCCGTCGCTGGCTAATAGGGAGTACTTACCTTCCTATGCCAGGGCCATCTCCAACTTGCTGCAAATGGGTGGGCAGAGTGCGGTGACCAATATATCAATCAGAATCCCGGTGTCAAACCCATTAGAGCTGATTGCGCCGGAATCGGCCATGCCAAATGGATTGCCTGGGTCGCCATCACCCAtcgctcctcctcttgcaTCTGGCGCGCCCCAGACGGACAAAAAGCATAAACGTCTTTCGTCGCTTTCTACCCGCCCGCAATCTATGCAAACTTCACTTTTTGGCCAGCCTGCAAACCAAGGCACAAATCAgaaccagcagcaaggaaTGAGGATCACCTCTGGAGCAAGTTCACTCATGTCTGCTAATACTGCTTACGGGTCCGTTGCTGGGGTCGGACAAGCCAGTTTAGGCGTCGCAGCTCATGGAGGAGACCTCAGTTCGACATGGGAAATGTGGGATTGTATCAGGACCTTGTGCGGGTATCACCCGCGATTATCAGTTA CTCTGGACTTGACAAACCCTCTGCCACCATCCGCCGGTGCCCTCGCAAGGTGGTCAGCTGAACCAGTAAACTATATCTGGTTGCCCGCCTCGTCATTCATACCCAATGCCAAAGGATACCCCGTGTTGAGCAAGGCCTGCCAGGCCTTTATTCGGGAGATGGGCAAGCAGAATCCCACATATATTCTTTCCCAGACAACTATGAAGAGACACTCAGCTGGAGGACATAACGCCTACCTCCAATACATCAGACATATCACGTCCACTCCTCAGCCTGGACCTAATGCCCAACCGCGCGCGATCATGGCTCTGCCTGCTGGCGCTTCGGAAAAATTTCAAGATTATTCCGACTATCTACAAGCGCCCCTACAACCATTGATGGACGATCTTGGGAGCATGACATATAATATTTTTGAAAATGATCCGGTCAAGTATGCCCAGTATGAGAGTGCCATCACTCAAGCTTTGCTGGATCTACCAGCGAACAAGAAGCA TGTCGTGACAGTAGTTGGCGCTGGTCGTGGACCCCTTATAGACTGCACCCTTCGCGCCCTCTTGCATTCCGGTCGCCAAGCATCCATCTACGCCGTCGAGAAGAATACCAATGCCTTCGTAACTCTGCAGGAACGCAAAGAGCTTGAATGGCGCGACAAGGTACATATTATCAGCGGAGATATGAGGGCAGTCGATGTTCCCGAAAAGTGTGATATACTGGTTTCAGAGCTCTTGGGAAGCTTTGGAGATAATGAACTGAGTCCTGAGTGCTTAGATGGAGCATTGAGATTAATGAAAT CAACTGGTGtctccatcccatcctcttATACGGCCCATATCGCTCCTCTTTCGACATCAAAACTTTATCAAGAAACACATTCTCCTACTCGCGGTCCTTCATCTGCTGAAACGCCCTACGTCGTAATGTTATCTCAAGTCGACCCCATTTCGGGTGACAACAATGTACCTGGAGTGAGTGCGCGATGCGGTGAAAGAATTCAGCAGTGCTGGCAGTTTGTCCACCCAAACAGAGATATTACTGTCGATTCAAATG GAGTACCCCTTTCAAATTCACACAATGCTCGTGCGAGCACCCACACATTTCACATTCCTCATGCGGCTACTCTTCACGGGTTTGGTGGCTATTTCGAGGCTCATCTTTACGGTGATGTTGGCCTTTCAATTCACCCCGAGAACGCACACGCCGTATCACCAGATTTGACCAGTTGgttccctcttttcttcccacTAAAAGAACCAATGTACCTTCCAAGTGGAGCAGAATTGCAAGTGAACTTATGGAGAATGGGcgatggaaaaggaaagaaggtatGGTACGAGTGGGCGGTGGAGAGCTATTTGCCGGTAGTGCAATCAGTATCTTCAGGCCCAGGTGCCGCGACCGTGCCAGGGTCAAGGAATGTCAGTTCGGCGTCTGCATCTGGGATTGGGTTCGGTGGACAACCTAGCCCTTTGATGGACGCACAGTTCTCGCCGGGAACGGGACACATGGGCTTGTCAGGTGAACTAGGGAGGGTGAAGATTGGGCAATCCACTCTGCATAATCCAGGAGGGATTCATTCTTGGGTTGGCCTCTAG